A window of Formosa sp. Hel1_31_208 contains these coding sequences:
- a CDS encoding cryptochrome/deoxyribodipyrimidine photo-lyase family protein yields MTTNVPKINVVWLKRDLRLEDNEAIYNALATGESALLVYAFESVLNEDKHYSERHRNFIKESIRDLNERLAPYNTKVLTVEADIITTINQLMERYTVRDIYSHQETGILVTYNRDKSFKRFCKNNLITWHENINNGVQRGLKDRDEWIKKCNLYFDIEPLNFKPLDNQLLAIKAIEELETLIATPSLETPANTFFQKGGRTTGLKYLNSFLKKRYVNYMFHISKPDLARTGCSRISPYLAWGNLSVREVYRKAYLLKKTSENKKPLEAFMSRLRWQSHFIQKFEMEHTMEQESINKGFQKLKKDISEMYQEAWKKGQTGYPLVDASMRCLNETGYLNFRMRALVVSFFTHNLWQPWQAASQHLSQMFLDFEPGIHFPQLQMQAGETGTNMLRIYNPIKNSHEHDPDAKFIKKWVPELRALDTPFAHEPYLMTEMEQHLYNFHLGKDYPHPIVNMEKTRKKASDILWNLRKNTTVKQENQRILKKHTLRSKNT; encoded by the coding sequence ATGACTACTAATGTCCCAAAAATAAATGTCGTTTGGCTTAAACGTGATTTGCGTTTAGAAGATAATGAAGCTATTTATAATGCTTTGGCTACTGGTGAAAGCGCTTTGCTCGTCTATGCATTTGAGTCCGTGCTCAATGAAGATAAACACTATAGCGAAAGACATAGAAACTTTATTAAAGAATCTATTCGAGATTTAAATGAACGTTTAGCGCCTTACAATACCAAAGTACTGACTGTAGAAGCTGATATTATTACCACTATAAATCAGTTAATGGAACGTTATACGGTTCGTGATATATATTCCCATCAAGAAACAGGTATACTCGTCACCTATAATCGAGACAAATCTTTTAAACGGTTTTGCAAAAATAATTTAATTACCTGGCACGAAAATATAAACAATGGTGTGCAACGCGGATTGAAAGACAGGGATGAATGGATAAAAAAATGTAATTTATATTTTGACATTGAGCCCTTAAATTTTAAACCTTTAGACAATCAATTATTAGCAATAAAAGCAATTGAAGAACTAGAAACATTGATTGCTACCCCTTCACTGGAGACACCTGCAAACACTTTCTTTCAAAAAGGAGGGCGTACGACAGGTTTAAAATATCTCAACTCGTTTTTGAAGAAACGATATGTGAATTATATGTTTCATATTTCAAAACCTGATTTAGCACGTACAGGATGTAGCAGAATATCTCCATATCTAGCATGGGGAAATCTCTCTGTTAGAGAAGTATATCGCAAAGCTTATTTGCTTAAGAAAACATCTGAAAACAAAAAGCCATTAGAAGCTTTCATGTCACGATTACGCTGGCAGTCACATTTCATTCAAAAATTTGAAATGGAACATACCATGGAGCAAGAAAGTATCAATAAAGGTTTTCAAAAATTAAAAAAAGACATTTCTGAAATGTATCAGGAAGCATGGAAAAAAGGTCAAACAGGATACCCTTTAGTTGACGCTAGTATGCGTTGTTTAAATGAAACTGGATATCTTAATTTCCGAATGCGCGCCTTAGTCGTCTCTTTCTTTACACATAATCTTTGGCAACCATGGCAAGCTGCCTCTCAACATTTATCTCAAATGTTTTTAGATTTTGAACCTGGCATACATTTTCCGCAGTTGCAAATGCAAGCAGGTGAAACAGGAACAAATATGCTCAGAATCTACAATCCCATTAAAAACAGCCATGAACATGATCCTGATGCTAAATTTATAAAAAAGTGGGTACCAGAATTAAGAGCGCTAGATACGCCCTTTGCACATGAGCCCTACTTAATGACTGAGATGGAACAACACCTATATAATTTTCATCTGGGAAAAGACTATCCGCATCCTATCGTCAACATGGAAAAAACTAGAAAAAAAGCCAGTGACATACTCTGGAATCTTCGAAAAAACACAACGGTTAAACAAGAAAACCAAAGAATTCTCAAAAAACACACGCTTCGAAGTAAAAACACATAA
- a CDS encoding cryptochrome/photolyase family protein — protein sequence MKTLRLILGDQLNIKHSWFNEPNDEVIYCLFEMRQETDYVKHHIQKVIGFFAAMRQFASDLESLGHHIVYFKINDQNNNQNLIDNLSKIIEKHAITNFEYLFPDEYRLDKQLRSYSETLNIPYHIVSAEHFYTNRDDLAIFFKGKKQYLMENFYRDMRRKYDILMVGDQPEGGKWNYDKSNRNKWKGDINIPNYKLFKNNVSEVIEDINRANIETIGRFDTKTFSYPITRAQGLEQLKYFCEALLIHFGDYQDAMHTDETYLFHSRLSFAMNLKLISPKDVVVTVMNYYRKHEQTIAISQVEGFIRQVIGWREYLRGMYWAFMPDYKSKNTLENYNSLPKFFWTGKTKMNCLKHAITNSLDNGYAHHIQRLMITGNYALLTQTNPDEVDDWYLGIYVDAIEWVQLTNTRGMSQFADGGKIATKPYVSSGSYVNKMSNYCGDCYYNKNKKIGDDACPFNSLYWNFLDEKREHLGNNFRMGMMYSLLDKMDKQDLQNIKEKATHIIEHQDDY from the coding sequence ATGAAAACACTCAGACTTATACTCGGTGATCAACTTAATATCAAACACTCGTGGTTTAATGAACCAAACGATGAGGTAATTTATTGTTTGTTTGAAATGCGCCAAGAAACAGATTATGTAAAGCATCATATTCAGAAAGTGATTGGTTTTTTCGCTGCTATGCGACAGTTTGCTTCAGATTTGGAAAGCTTAGGACATCACATAGTGTATTTTAAAATTAATGATCAAAACAATAACCAAAACTTAATTGATAATCTTTCGAAAATTATAGAAAAACATGCTATCACTAATTTTGAGTATCTGTTTCCTGATGAATACAGATTAGACAAACAACTTCGTTCGTATAGCGAAACCTTGAATATCCCATATCATATAGTTTCCGCAGAACACTTTTACACCAATCGAGACGACTTAGCGATTTTCTTCAAAGGTAAAAAGCAATATCTTATGGAGAATTTCTATCGCGATATGCGAAGAAAATACGATATCTTGATGGTAGGAGACCAACCTGAAGGTGGAAAGTGGAATTATGATAAGAGCAATAGAAATAAATGGAAAGGAGATATAAATATTCCGAATTACAAATTGTTTAAAAATAATGTTTCCGAAGTAATTGAAGACATTAATAGAGCTAACATTGAAACTATTGGCAGGTTTGACACCAAGACCTTCTCCTATCCTATTACTAGAGCCCAAGGCTTAGAACAACTTAAATATTTCTGTGAAGCGCTTTTAATTCACTTTGGAGACTATCAAGATGCCATGCACACCGATGAAACTTATTTATTTCATTCGAGATTATCCTTCGCCATGAATTTAAAACTTATTTCACCTAAAGATGTGGTTGTAACGGTCATGAATTATTATCGTAAACACGAGCAAACTATTGCCATATCTCAGGTTGAGGGATTTATACGCCAGGTGATTGGCTGGCGCGAATATTTGCGAGGTATGTATTGGGCATTTATGCCTGATTACAAAAGCAAAAACACATTAGAGAACTATAACTCATTACCAAAATTTTTCTGGACTGGGAAGACGAAAATGAATTGTTTAAAACATGCTATCACAAATTCATTAGATAATGGATACGCCCATCACATACAACGATTAATGATTACAGGTAATTACGCATTATTGACTCAAACCAATCCCGATGAAGTGGATGACTGGTATTTGGGAATTTACGTCGATGCGATTGAATGGGTGCAATTAACCAATACACGTGGAATGAGTCAATTTGCAGATGGCGGTAAAATCGCAACTAAACCTTATGTGTCCTCAGGTTCGTATGTGAATAAAATGAGTAATTATTGTGGTGATTGCTATTATAATAAAAACAAAAAAATTGGTGATGATGCGTGTCCGTTTAACAGCCTATATTGGAATTTCTTAGATGAGAAGCGAGAACATTTAGGAAATAATTTCAGAATGGGTATGATGTATAGCCTACTTGATAAAATGGATAAGCAAGACTTACAGAACATCAAAGAAAAAGCAACCCATATTATAGAACATCAAGATGACTACTAA
- a CDS encoding DASH family cryptochrome codes for MQEKQNNIGLVWFRNDLRVQDNAVLHRAIVKHDMVIACYCFDPRHYEVSKFGFKKTEKFRAQFLIETITNLKHNLKALNIELFIVSNKPKKAIKSLVDTYKITSIYLQKEWTSEETLVTEEVKETLSNDINIHEIYDQFLYHPEDINMSFSDIPQVFTAFRKKIEKYSAIRPSIKNSPCDKFVIIENNTTIPTLETLGLETFKPHLKSAFPFDGGESSALERLDDYFFKTKKLGVYKKTRNGLVGKDFSSKFSAWLANGSISARTIYWEVKRFEREHFKNESTYWLIFELIWRDYFKYISLKHQNEIFKIGGILRKEYDWKSNDGQIQKWINGETRSSFVNANMLELKKTGWMSNRGRQNVASFFAKDMLLDWRIGAAYFESLLVDYDVHSNYGNWMYVAGVGNDPRDRKFNVDLQAERYDTNGNFQNLWLQETLF; via the coding sequence ATGCAGGAGAAACAAAACAACATAGGATTAGTTTGGTTTAGAAATGATTTAAGAGTTCAAGATAATGCAGTACTTCATAGGGCTATAGTCAAACATGATATGGTAATCGCATGCTACTGCTTTGACCCAAGACATTATGAAGTATCAAAATTCGGTTTTAAAAAAACAGAAAAATTTAGAGCCCAATTTTTAATAGAGACCATAACCAATCTAAAGCACAATCTCAAAGCGCTTAATATAGAACTGTTCATAGTTTCTAATAAACCAAAAAAAGCAATTAAATCGCTAGTTGATACCTACAAAATAACTTCTATTTATTTACAGAAAGAATGGACAAGTGAGGAGACTCTTGTTACAGAAGAAGTAAAAGAAACCCTCTCCAATGATATCAACATTCATGAGATTTACGATCAATTTTTATATCACCCGGAAGATATAAATATGTCTTTCTCTGACATTCCACAAGTATTTACTGCGTTTAGAAAAAAAATAGAAAAATATAGTGCAATTAGACCGAGCATTAAAAATAGCCCTTGTGACAAGTTTGTAATCATTGAAAATAATACAACCATTCCTACTCTAGAAACATTAGGACTTGAAACCTTTAAACCTCATCTCAAATCTGCATTTCCCTTCGATGGTGGCGAATCAAGTGCCTTAGAACGTCTCGATGATTATTTTTTTAAAACCAAAAAACTTGGTGTTTATAAAAAGACAAGAAATGGTTTGGTTGGGAAAGATTTTAGCTCAAAATTCTCGGCATGGTTGGCTAATGGCAGTATTTCGGCGAGAACCATATACTGGGAAGTCAAACGATTTGAGCGAGAACACTTTAAAAACGAATCTACGTATTGGCTTATTTTCGAGTTGATCTGGAGAGATTATTTTAAATACATTTCTCTAAAACATCAAAACGAAATTTTTAAAATTGGAGGCATTCTACGTAAAGAGTATGACTGGAAATCTAATGACGGTCAAATTCAAAAATGGATCAATGGTGAGACCAGATCATCATTTGTTAACGCAAATATGTTAGAACTAAAAAAAACAGGCTGGATGAGTAATAGAGGTCGGCAAAATGTCGCTTCTTTTTTTGCTAAAGACATGCTATTAGATTGGCGTATTGGAGCGGCGTATTTCGAGTCGTTACTTGTGGACTATGACGTTCACAGTAACTACGGCAACTGGATGTATGTTGCCGGTGTTGGCAATGATCCTAGAGATCGAAAATTTAATGTAGATCTTCAAGCAGAACGCTACGATACCAATGGAAACTTTCAAAACTTGTGGTTACAAGAAACACTTTTTTAA
- a CDS encoding DUF2256 domain-containing protein, translating to MSKHKKHHLPEKICATCGLPFSWRKKWEKNWEEVKYCSEKCRRNKTT from the coding sequence ATGTCGAAACATAAAAAGCACCACTTACCAGAAAAAATTTGCGCAACCTGTGGTTTACCTTTTAGCTGGCGCAAAAAATGGGAAAAGAATTGGGAAGAAGTAAAATATTGTAGTGAAAAATGCAGGAGAAACAAAACAACATAG
- a CDS encoding SDR family oxidoreductase, protein MKILVTGATGYIGKRLIPLLANENHHVVCGVRDKLRADKSYKDDEFIEVVESDFLKPETLQNIPKDIDIAFYLIHSMSNGSQDFESLEERCAVNFRNYIETTNVKQVIYLSGITNEDHLSKHLRSRKNVEDTLKSHQYALTIFKAGIIVGSGSSSFEIIRDIVEKLPFMIAPKWLNTKTQPLSVRDVLYFLSRSVGHEETYNKTYDVFGPEILTYKQMLLQFAEVRGLKRYILTVPVMTPKLSSYWLYFVTSTSYKLASALVDSMGVQIIGKASNINELLEVNPLTYKQAVQLAFEKIEQNSIVSSWKDSMISSGRLRNNLHKYINVPTFGCFKDYKERPVKDITKTIDKIWSIGGTTGWYYGTILWKIRGYIDKLFGGIGLRRGRTSQTQLDAGDALDFWRVIFADKSQQKLLLYAEMRLPGEAWLEFKIEDGLLKQTATFRPRGIWGRLYWYSVLPFHGFIFSGMINKLVDVET, encoded by the coding sequence ATGAAAATTCTTGTAACAGGTGCGACAGGTTACATTGGCAAGCGGTTAATTCCGTTACTCGCTAATGAAAACCATCATGTTGTTTGTGGTGTACGAGATAAATTACGTGCTGATAAAAGCTACAAAGACGATGAATTCATTGAGGTTGTAGAATCCGATTTTCTAAAACCGGAAACACTTCAAAACATTCCCAAGGATATTGATATCGCCTTTTACCTCATTCACTCGATGTCAAATGGCTCTCAAGATTTTGAATCGCTTGAAGAACGCTGTGCAGTCAACTTTAGAAACTACATAGAGACGACCAATGTAAAACAAGTGATCTATCTTAGCGGCATTACCAACGAAGACCATCTATCAAAACATTTACGATCTCGCAAAAATGTTGAGGACACCCTAAAATCTCATCAATACGCATTAACCATTTTTAAAGCAGGAATTATAGTAGGCTCTGGAAGTTCTTCATTTGAAATTATTCGAGACATCGTAGAAAAACTACCTTTCATGATTGCTCCAAAATGGTTAAATACTAAAACACAACCCTTATCTGTTAGAGATGTGCTGTATTTTCTCTCGAGAAGCGTTGGACATGAAGAAACTTATAATAAAACTTATGACGTCTTTGGCCCTGAAATACTTACCTATAAACAAATGCTCTTACAATTTGCAGAAGTAAGAGGTCTTAAGCGCTATATTTTGACCGTTCCGGTGATGACACCTAAGTTATCCTCGTACTGGTTATATTTTGTCACTTCTACTTCATACAAATTAGCCTCTGCTCTTGTAGACAGTATGGGTGTCCAAATTATTGGAAAAGCCAGTAATATTAATGAGTTACTTGAGGTGAATCCTCTAACCTATAAACAAGCAGTCCAATTAGCATTCGAAAAAATAGAACAAAATAGTATTGTATCAAGTTGGAAAGATTCCATGATTAGTAGTGGCCGACTTAGAAACAACCTTCATAAATATATTAACGTTCCAACATTTGGCTGTTTTAAAGATTATAAAGAACGCCCTGTAAAGGATATCACAAAAACTATCGATAAAATATGGAGTATTGGCGGTACTACAGGGTGGTATTATGGCACAATCTTATGGAAGATACGTGGTTATATTGACAAACTTTTTGGAGGTATCGGTTTACGTCGCGGAAGAACAAGTCAGACGCAATTAGATGCAGGCGATGCACTTGATTTCTGGCGTGTCATATTTGCAGACAAATCGCAACAGAAGCTTTTACTTTATGCGGAAATGCGATTGCCAGGAGAAGCTTGGTTAGAATTTAAAATAGAAGACGGCCTGCTGAAACAAACCGCAACATTCAGACCGCGAGGGATATGGGGTCGCTTATACTGGTATAGTGTTTTACCATTTCACGGATTTATTTTTTCTGGTATGATTAATAAATTAGTTGATGTCGAAACATAA
- a CDS encoding flavin reductase family protein, whose protein sequence is MTYISNEQLDNFHHLYRINLINSCSGYKSANLLGTKSSEGIENVAVFSSITHIGSNPPMLGFFLRPTTVMRNTYDNIKSTGFYTVNHIHESILEDAHHTSAKYDAHISEFDKTNLHSEYKNEFNAPFVKDAPLQLAMQYVEECEIKSNNTILVIGKIVGLYVNDDLLEADGFINLSKAKIATINGLDGYAVPELKTRFGYQRPK, encoded by the coding sequence ATGACATACATTAGCAATGAACAGCTTGACAACTTTCACCACTTATATCGTATCAACTTAATCAACAGTTGCTCTGGTTATAAGTCTGCTAATTTATTAGGCACCAAATCCTCTGAAGGCATAGAAAATGTAGCTGTATTTAGCTCAATCACGCATATCGGTTCGAATCCTCCAATGCTAGGTTTTTTTCTCAGACCAACCACAGTCATGAGAAACACTTACGATAATATTAAATCTACCGGTTTCTATACGGTGAACCACATACATGAAAGTATCTTGGAAGATGCGCATCACACCTCAGCAAAATATGATGCTCATATCTCTGAATTTGATAAAACAAATTTACATTCAGAATATAAAAACGAATTTAATGCTCCATTTGTAAAGGATGCACCATTGCAGCTGGCTATGCAGTATGTCGAAGAATGCGAAATCAAATCCAACAATACGATTTTAGTCATTGGGAAAATCGTAGGATTATATGTTAATGATGATTTGCTAGAAGCCGATGGATTCATTAACTTATCCAAAGCAAAAATTGCTACTATCAACGGTTTAGATGGCTATGCAGTCCCAGAATTAAAGACGCGTTTTGGCTATCAAAGACCTAAATAA
- a CDS encoding AarF/ABC1/UbiB kinase family protein has translation MKTIDKIPTSKIQRATKLVSTGAKVGVNYIKYYGDKLTKTETEAKERLNQNNAEDIYDGLKQLKGSALKVAQMLSMEKSILPQAYVEKFSLAQFSVPPLSPPLVLKTFKKYFGKMPNEIYDTFDATSVNAASIGQVHIAEKNGRKLAVKIQYPGVAESIASDLAMVKPIAMSMFNIKGKDSDKYFKEVEGKLIEETNYILEIKQSKEIAHKCAHIPNLLFPQYYEELSSERIITMDYMEGEHLSEFATHNTNQESANKLGQALWDFYMFQIHKVKKVHADPHPGNFLISEEAKLIALDFGCMKTIPDEFYIPYFELAKKESIADRAYFVNKLYQLEILREDDSEKELEFFTELFHEMLSLFTQPFHEDTFDFSDASFFGKIAELGEKYSKNAELRKMNGNRGSKHFIYMNRTFFGLYNLMFDLKAKDIKINNFKTL, from the coding sequence ATGAAAACCATTGATAAAATACCAACTTCCAAAATACAACGCGCTACAAAACTGGTATCCACTGGTGCTAAAGTAGGTGTCAACTATATCAAATATTATGGAGATAAGTTGACTAAAACTGAAACTGAAGCTAAAGAACGCCTAAACCAAAATAATGCAGAGGACATTTATGATGGTTTGAAACAACTCAAAGGCAGTGCACTTAAAGTAGCACAGATGCTTAGTATGGAGAAAAGTATTTTACCTCAAGCCTATGTAGAAAAATTTTCGTTAGCGCAATTTTCCGTACCGCCTTTATCACCGCCTTTGGTTTTAAAGACGTTTAAGAAATATTTCGGGAAAATGCCAAACGAGATATATGATACCTTCGACGCAACTTCTGTAAACGCTGCAAGCATTGGACAAGTCCATATTGCAGAAAAAAATGGGAGAAAACTTGCTGTGAAAATCCAATACCCAGGAGTTGCTGAGAGTATCGCATCAGACCTTGCTATGGTAAAACCTATTGCAATGAGTATGTTCAACATTAAAGGAAAGGATTCTGATAAATACTTTAAAGAAGTTGAAGGTAAATTAATTGAGGAAACAAATTATATATTGGAAATTAAGCAAAGTAAAGAAATTGCTCATAAATGCGCTCATATTCCAAATCTTTTGTTTCCTCAATATTATGAAGAACTATCCTCAGAGCGTATTATCACAATGGATTATATGGAAGGTGAACACTTATCAGAATTCGCTACTCATAATACCAACCAAGAGAGTGCCAATAAACTTGGTCAAGCCTTATGGGATTTTTACATGTTTCAGATCCATAAAGTAAAAAAGGTTCATGCAGACCCGCATCCTGGAAATTTTTTAATTTCAGAAGAGGCCAAACTCATCGCTCTCGATTTTGGTTGTATGAAGACTATTCCAGACGAGTTCTACATACCTTATTTTGAATTAGCCAAAAAAGAAAGTATTGCAGATCGTGCTTATTTTGTCAACAAACTCTACCAACTTGAAATCTTACGTGAAGACGATAGTGAGAAAGAACTAGAGTTTTTTACCGAGCTTTTTCATGAGATGCTGAGTTTATTTACACAACCATTTCACGAAGACACTTTTGATTTTTCAGATGCTAGTTTCTTCGGAAAAATTGCCGAACTTGGAGAAAAATATTCTAAAAACGCAGAGTTAAGAAAGATGAATGGCAATAGAGGTTCGAAACATTTCATATATATGAATCGCACCTTCTTTGGTTTATATAATCTGATGTTTGATCTCAAAGCAAAAGACATAAAAATCAATAATTTCAAAACCCTATAA
- a CDS encoding TetR family transcriptional regulator C-terminal domain-containing protein gives MAKKKNISNNDIISFYMDYVLEHNHKPKTVYAFAKANNFEEQKFYEFFGSFEAVEKHVFHAFFQNSLKVLEQSDDYNSFDARNKLLSLYFTFFENLTANRSYVKYALEQHKNSLKGLGALSELKQSFTNYIEHLGIELLDIKQEQIDRIQRRGLKETAWLQLLLTMKFWLDDTSPGFEKTDIFIEKSVNTSFDVLNIVPVRSLIDLGKFLIKEKMHMN, from the coding sequence ATGGCAAAAAAGAAAAACATTTCAAACAACGACATCATTTCATTTTACATGGATTATGTTTTAGAACACAATCATAAGCCTAAAACCGTTTACGCGTTTGCAAAGGCAAATAATTTTGAAGAACAGAAATTCTATGAGTTTTTTGGATCTTTCGAAGCTGTGGAAAAGCATGTGTTTCATGCCTTTTTTCAAAATAGTCTGAAGGTCCTAGAACAAAGTGATGACTACAATTCGTTTGATGCTCGTAATAAATTATTGAGCTTATACTTCACGTTTTTTGAAAACTTAACAGCGAATAGAAGTTATGTGAAATACGCACTTGAACAACATAAAAATAGTCTTAAAGGCTTAGGTGCTCTTTCAGAATTGAAACAGTCTTTTACCAACTATATAGAACATTTAGGTATTGAATTACTAGACATAAAACAGGAGCAAATTGATCGCATTCAACGACGTGGTCTTAAAGAAACGGCATGGTTACAACTATTGTTAACCATGAAGTTTTGGTTGGATGACACATCACCAGGATTCGAAAAGACAGATATTTTTATTGAGAAATCTGTGAATACAAGTTTTGATGTTTTAAATATTGTACCTGTTAGGAGTTTGATCGATCTCGGAAAATTTCTGATCAAAGAAAAAATGCACATGAATTAA
- a CDS encoding DUF2911 domain-containing protein yields the protein MKKLLLVFAVFAMTFTTYAQIETPQPSPFSKLEQKVGLTDVTVEYSRPSVKGRTIFGDLEPFGGVWRTGANKNTIITFSDDVTIAGQDVKAGSYAMFTKLNSAKQWDVMFYSDTENWGVPANWDDSKVVATAKVDVMEIPFSVETMSIDINNITTSGGTIDIIWEKSYVGVPFTVPTDKTVTASIDKIMAGPSANDYYASAVYFLNAGKDISKAKMWMDKAMSMIEKPGFWQLRQQSLIYAAAGNKKEAIRIAKESMAAAKEAGNQNYVKQNMESLKEWGAM from the coding sequence ATGAAAAAATTATTACTAGTGTTTGCAGTGTTTGCAATGACTTTCACTACTTATGCACAAATTGAAACGCCTCAACCAAGTCCTTTCTCAAAACTGGAGCAAAAGGTTGGTTTAACAGATGTTACTGTTGAATATTCTCGTCCTAGTGTGAAAGGAAGAACAATATTTGGAGATTTAGAGCCTTTTGGAGGTGTTTGGAGAACTGGAGCAAATAAGAATACAATTATCACATTTAGTGATGATGTAACAATTGCTGGTCAGGATGTAAAAGCTGGTTCTTATGCGATGTTTACAAAATTAAATTCTGCTAAGCAATGGGATGTTATGTTTTACAGTGATACAGAAAACTGGGGAGTTCCTGCGAACTGGGATGATAGTAAAGTTGTAGCAACTGCTAAAGTGGATGTGATGGAAATTCCTTTTAGTGTTGAGACAATGTCTATAGATATCAATAATATCACTACTTCTGGTGGAACAATTGATATTATCTGGGAAAAGTCTTATGTTGGCGTACCTTTTACGGTACCAACAGATAAAACGGTTACAGCTTCAATTGATAAAATAATGGCTGGGCCTAGTGCAAATGATTATTATGCTTCTGCAGTATATTTCTTAAATGCAGGTAAAGATATTAGTAAAGCTAAAATGTGGATGGATAAGGCGATGTCTATGATTGAAAAACCAGGGTTCTGGCAACTAAGACAACAATCTTTAATCTATGCTGCTGCTGGTAATAAGAAAGAAGCAATTAGAATTGCTAAAGAATCAATGGCTGCTGCTAAAGAAGCGGGTAACCAAAATTATGTAAAGCAAAACATGGAATCTCTAAAAGAATGGGGTGCAATGTAA
- a CDS encoding Gfo/Idh/MocA family protein, which produces MDTSKPKTINWGIIGLGKIAHKFAQDLNAIENVQLYAVASRNQDIATDFANRYNAKRAYGDYNSLALDPNIDAVYIATPHVFHKANSILCLNQKKAVLCEKPFAMNGNEVEDMITAAQTNNVLLMEALWTYFLPHYQFVLKQVREKTFGEIQKLEVDFGFKPEMDMASRLFNKSLGGGSLLDIGIYPIFAALSTLGEPIKIESTATFLENGIDTSCQMLFTYKHGTTAQLKSTLMEQIPTEAIFYCDKGIIKINSYFNEPSNVTLIEDGKTTTFDFDNTTNGFSFEIVHFNELIRQQKTESDIMTFDFSRKLMHLLDTVRSQIGLNYE; this is translated from the coding sequence ATGGATACATCAAAGCCTAAAACAATAAATTGGGGAATTATAGGTCTCGGTAAAATTGCTCATAAATTTGCCCAAGACCTGAACGCTATTGAGAATGTACAATTATATGCGGTTGCCTCTAGAAATCAGGACATAGCCACTGATTTCGCAAATCGTTACAACGCTAAAAGGGCCTATGGTGATTATAACTCATTAGCACTAGATCCTAATATTGATGCGGTCTATATAGCGACACCACATGTGTTTCATAAAGCCAATTCTATCTTATGTTTAAATCAGAAAAAAGCCGTGTTATGTGAGAAACCTTTTGCAATGAATGGCAACGAGGTGGAAGACATGATCACAGCTGCTCAAACTAATAATGTATTATTAATGGAAGCTTTATGGACCTATTTCCTTCCACATTATCAATTTGTACTGAAGCAAGTACGTGAAAAAACTTTTGGTGAAATTCAAAAATTAGAAGTAGATTTTGGCTTCAAACCAGAAATGGATATGGCTTCGCGTTTGTTCAATAAATCACTTGGAGGCGGAAGTTTACTCGATATTGGCATCTACCCTATTTTTGCAGCCTTATCTACCTTGGGCGAACCAATTAAAATTGAATCAACAGCTACGTTCTTAGAAAACGGCATAGATACATCTTGCCAAATGCTATTCACCTATAAACATGGTACAACTGCGCAATTAAAGAGTACATTAATGGAACAAATACCCACCGAAGCAATATTCTACTGCGACAAGGGAATCATTAAAATTAACTCTTATTTTAACGAACCCTCAAATGTGACCCTTATAGAGGACGGAAAAACAACAACATTTGATTTTGATAACACGACTAATGGGTTTAGTTTTGAAATCGTACATTTTAACGAATTGATCAGACAACAAAAAACTGAAAGTGATATCATGACGTTTGATTTTAGCAGAAAACTCATGCATCTGCTCGATACAGTAAGATCACAAATTGGACTCAATTACGAATAA